One part of the Mangrovibacillus cuniculi genome encodes these proteins:
- a CDS encoding TerC family protein has protein sequence MEAQILLEYGWVLLVLIALEGILAADNAVVMAVMVKHLPKEQQKKALFYGLLGAFVFRIAALFLITYLVNIWQVQAIGAAYLLYIAISHLIKKKKGEEETAHMPEKKQSGFWMTVLKVEIADIAFAIDSMLAAVALAVTLPEIGGNLVGDINTGQFTVMLLGGIIGLIIMRFAATWFVKVLQKYPQLETAAFLIVGWVGVKLVFYTLAHDKVHILPHDFVHGTIFKLIFWTVLLGIAVGGYLTSRKQNQSEAS, from the coding sequence ATGGAAGCACAAATACTTTTAGAATATGGATGGGTGTTACTTGTCTTGATAGCCCTAGAAGGTATTCTAGCAGCAGACAATGCTGTAGTTATGGCTGTTATGGTAAAGCATTTACCGAAAGAACAGCAAAAGAAAGCTCTATTCTATGGATTATTAGGGGCATTTGTCTTTAGGATTGCGGCACTTTTCCTTATCACATATCTTGTAAACATTTGGCAAGTTCAGGCCATTGGAGCTGCTTACCTTCTTTATATTGCCATATCCCATCTCATAAAGAAGAAAAAAGGCGAAGAAGAAACAGCTCATATGCCAGAGAAAAAACAATCAGGATTCTGGATGACCGTTTTAAAAGTAGAAATTGCCGATATCGCTTTTGCTATAGACTCGATGTTAGCTGCTGTAGCGCTTGCCGTAACTTTACCTGAAATTGGAGGTAACTTAGTAGGTGACATCAATACGGGGCAGTTCACCGTAATGTTGCTTGGAGGAATTATTGGGTTAATTATTATGCGTTTTGCAGCAACATGGTTTGTAAAGGTTCTACAAAAGTATCCTCAATTAGAAACAGCTGCTTTCTTAATTGTTGGTTGGGTAGGAGTTAAGTTAGTATTTTATACATTAGCACATGATAAAGTGCACATTTTGCCGCACGACTTTGTGCACGGTACAATCTTTAAACTGATTTTCTGGACAGTACTTCTTGGAATTGCAGTAGGTGGCTATTTAACATCAAGAAAACAAAACCAATCGGAAGCTAGCTAA
- the sigI gene encoding RNA polymerase sigma-I factor has protein sequence MFPFKKKETLEEKVLLIQQGNEQVLQEVLTEYQPFIKKSISSVCKRYITDSDDEYSIGMIAFHEALQLFDETKGQSLLAFADTIIKRKVIDYIRKQVKEQHIHLDVSSDTSTRQLDDIKSSQQYFVDQESVSRKEQILIYAKKLEEFDISFAELVKISPKHQDARNNAIAIAKLIAKDEELWQYCTEKKRLPLKKLEEKVRVSRKTMERNRKYIIAITIIFVYQYTFLMEYIKGRG, from the coding sequence ATGTTTCCATTCAAGAAAAAAGAAACATTAGAAGAAAAAGTATTGTTAATTCAGCAAGGAAATGAACAAGTATTACAGGAAGTGTTAACAGAGTATCAACCATTCATTAAGAAATCTATATCTTCTGTTTGTAAAAGATATATTACCGATTCAGATGATGAATACAGTATTGGAATGATCGCGTTTCACGAAGCGCTACAATTATTCGATGAAACAAAGGGTCAGTCTCTATTAGCGTTTGCAGATACCATTATAAAAAGAAAAGTAATAGACTATATCAGAAAACAGGTGAAAGAACAACACATACATTTAGATGTTTCATCCGACACAAGCACTAGGCAATTAGATGACATTAAATCATCTCAACAATATTTTGTTGACCAAGAGAGTGTATCGAGAAAAGAACAGATACTTATCTATGCCAAAAAGCTTGAAGAATTTGATATCTCTTTCGCTGAATTAGTGAAGATTTCACCCAAACATCAAGATGCTAGAAATAACGCTATTGCTATTGCCAAATTAATCGCTAAAGATGAAGAACTTTGGCAATATTGTACAGAAAAAAAACGATTACCTTTAAAGAAATTAGAAGAAAAAGTTAGGGTATCTAGAAAGACTATGGAAAGAAATAGGAAGTATATAATTGCAATAACGATCATTTTTGTGTATCAGTATACGTTCCTCATGGAGTATATAAAGGGGCGAGGTTAA
- a CDS encoding anti-sigma factor domain-containing protein, translating into MSKGIVVEIHSNHVVLLLPTGEFVNGERNEEFITLGDEIAYLPINIKKKKNPSSIIKSFMPVGAFVAAAAIMLLFFLPMFKSDAATMAYISLDINPSIELEVDENGYVKSLKPYNQDGEFIIEQLDSDLGTVPTVLSSIMEKSKQAGFIKEDKSIIISPVYVNGISTTLKESIMTNINRLKQGNIDIKVFVGSEEDRTVALEQSKTVAMVNREEISQKTKTDHNVLEEKNSTPIAKEEKVPVELDQAEKNEEKNVNTSISENPVQELKEYKNEQKNDKDNEMKQNKNDEKGKTEKKDLPEHARKGLEKAEEKRKGPPHEKFKGKKDKDDDDDDEDYDDDDDEEKSDDD; encoded by the coding sequence ATGAGTAAAGGTATTGTTGTAGAAATTCATTCTAATCATGTTGTGTTGCTACTACCTACCGGAGAATTTGTTAATGGCGAAAGAAATGAAGAGTTTATCACTTTAGGTGACGAAATTGCTTACCTACCTATTAATATTAAAAAGAAAAAAAATCCATCCAGTATTATCAAATCATTTATGCCAGTTGGTGCATTTGTAGCAGCTGCAGCCATCATGCTTTTATTTTTCTTGCCAATGTTTAAGTCTGATGCTGCTACAATGGCTTATATATCATTAGATATTAATCCAAGTATAGAGCTAGAAGTAGATGAAAACGGGTATGTGAAATCACTTAAACCATACAATCAGGATGGCGAATTTATAATTGAACAGCTAGATTCAGATTTAGGAACTGTTCCAACTGTTTTATCGAGCATTATGGAAAAAAGTAAACAAGCAGGATTTATAAAAGAAGATAAAAGTATCATTATCTCTCCAGTTTATGTAAATGGAATTTCTACAACGTTAAAAGAATCGATTATGACCAACATTAATCGCTTAAAGCAAGGGAATATAGATATAAAAGTATTTGTAGGATCTGAAGAAGACAGAACAGTTGCACTAGAACAATCTAAAACCGTTGCGATGGTAAATAGGGAAGAGATATCTCAAAAAACAAAGACTGATCACAATGTATTAGAAGAAAAGAACTCTACACCAATTGCAAAAGAAGAGAAGGTGCCTGTTGAATTAGATCAAGCTGAGAAAAATGAAGAAAAGAATGTGAATACTTCTATTTCTGAAAATCCAGTACAAGAATTGAAAGAATACAAAAATGAACAAAAGAATGACAAAGATAATGAAATGAAGCAAAATAAAAATGATGAAAAAGGTAAAACAGAAAAGAAAGACTTACCAGAGCATGCAAGGAAAGGTTTAGAGAAGGCAGAGGAAAAAAGAAAAGGTCCACCTCATGAGAAATTTAAAGGAAAAAAAGATAAAGACGATGACGATGATGACGAAGATTACGATGATGATGACGATGAGGAAAAAAGTGACGACGATTAA
- a CDS encoding alpha/beta-type small acid-soluble spore protein: MTRSSNKLLVPGVEQYMDQIKYEIATEFGVQLSPDSAARSNGSVGGEITKRLVKQAQESLKSPQQ, from the coding sequence ATGACTAGAAGTTCAAATAAATTATTAGTTCCTGGTGTAGAGCAGTACATGGATCAAATTAAATATGAGATTGCTACAGAATTCGGCGTACAATTATCACCAGATTCAGCTGCACGTTCAAACGGTAGTGTAGGTGGAGAAATTACAAAACGTTTAGTAAAACAAGCACAAGAAAGCTTAAAATCTCCTCAACAATAA
- a CDS encoding TrkH family potassium uptake protein, producing MFDKWKLILRKFTPTQIIVLYYGLAVTVSTLLLSLPIAHLPGVDVKAVDILFTAMSAVSVTGLTTISIVDTFSVTGYFFILFILQFGGIGIMTLGTFFWLILGKKIGLKERQLIMKDQNQSTLSGMVGMLKQILVLIVVIEAAGAIILGLWFTQYYESVSEAFLHGLFASVSATTNGGLDITGESLIPYANDYFVQFITILLIILGAIGFPVLIEVKEYLQNKKEYFRFSLFAKLTSITFGILLLIGTIGLIALESGFYFQGKKWHEIFFYAFFQSTTTRSGGLVTMDLSQFQEPTLLFMAAMMFIGASPSSVGGGIRTTTFALNCLFLYHFARGNKTIKILKREIVPEDSLKALAVTMIALFIFFSAVFILIITEDFPLTAIIFEVASAFGTCGASVGITPLLSTTGKFIIMILMFIGRIGILTFLFIIGGKETRDHYHYPKERVIIG from the coding sequence ATGTTTGACAAATGGAAGCTGATTTTAAGAAAATTTACACCTACTCAAATAATTGTTTTATATTATGGGCTTGCTGTTACCGTGTCCACATTACTATTATCTTTGCCCATAGCTCATCTGCCAGGTGTTGATGTTAAGGCAGTTGATATTTTATTTACTGCAATGAGTGCGGTTAGTGTCACTGGCTTAACTACAATTTCGATTGTGGACACATTTAGTGTCACTGGCTATTTTTTTATTCTATTTATTCTTCAATTTGGCGGGATAGGGATTATGACACTTGGAACTTTCTTTTGGTTAATATTAGGAAAGAAAATCGGGTTGAAAGAACGTCAATTAATCATGAAAGATCAAAATCAAAGTACATTATCTGGCATGGTAGGGATGCTTAAGCAAATTTTAGTGTTAATAGTGGTTATTGAAGCTGCAGGTGCTATTATTCTTGGTCTTTGGTTTACACAATATTACGAGAGCGTATCTGAGGCATTCTTACATGGATTATTTGCATCCGTTTCTGCAACAACTAATGGAGGCTTAGATATTACTGGAGAATCACTAATCCCATATGCTAACGATTATTTCGTGCAATTTATCACTATTTTATTAATAATCTTAGGTGCCATTGGATTTCCAGTATTAATAGAAGTTAAAGAATACTTACAAAATAAAAAAGAATACTTTCGTTTCTCTTTGTTCGCTAAATTAACATCTATTACATTTGGCATTCTTTTACTAATAGGTACCATTGGGTTAATTGCGCTTGAAAGTGGATTTTATTTTCAAGGGAAGAAGTGGCATGAAATCTTCTTCTACGCATTCTTCCAGTCCACAACTACTAGAAGTGGCGGTTTAGTAACAATGGATTTATCTCAATTTCAAGAGCCTACCCTTTTGTTCATGGCAGCTATGATGTTTATAGGTGCATCTCCAAGCTCTGTTGGTGGTGGTATCCGTACAACTACATTTGCGCTTAATTGTTTATTTTTATATCACTTTGCACGAGGAAATAAAACGATAAAAATTTTAAAACGAGAAATTGTGCCTGAAGACTCTTTAAAAGCTCTAGCTGTTACCATGATTGCATTGTTTATTTTCTTTTCAGCTGTATTCATTTTGATTATTACAGAAGATTTTCCGCTAACTGCAATTATATTTGAAGTTGCTTCTGCTTTTGGTACTTGTGGTGCATCTGTTGGAATAACTCCTTTGTTATCCACTACAGGAAAATTCATCATCATGATTCTTATGTTTATTGGTAGAATTGGAATTCTAACATTCCTGTTCATTATTGGCGGGAAAGAAACAAGAGACCATTACCATTATCCAAAGGAAAGGGTTATCATTGGGTAA
- a CDS encoding B12-binding domain-containing radical SAM protein: protein MKIVLSTLNAKYIHTNIAIRYLKSYAEPEYSAELAEFTIKDPIMNIVSDLYKRKPDVLGFSCYIWNIEETIEVINMIKKVLPNVKVILGGPEVSYDVPYWLDRLENVDAIVLGEGEWTFKEMLKRIDKEETFADIPGVAYRNKDGKAVIQAQTHKIDLRELPSPFQFEEDRASLSKRVTYIETSRGCPFRCQFCLSSIEVGVRYFDREKVKEDIRYLMKNGAKTIKFVDRTFNISRSYAMEMFQFLIDEHVPGTVFQFEITADIMRPEVINFLNENAPKGLFRFEIGVQSTNDHTNELVERKQNWNKLVRTVTMVRDGGKIDQHLDLIAGLPEEPYDSFRKTFNDVFALGPEELQLGFLKLLRGTGLRIRSEQYGYTYMDRAPYEMLSNNVLTFDEIIAIKQVEDVLEKYWNAHRMDRTIAFLTNHVFDTPFDFFQSFGAYWEERGWERIGHQLEDLFLRLHSFLQETVPNQVKEIESYMILDYVTTHRFKPRKPWWDPKLTKEDRSMIYKEILASVPSELNQIEIPTTERELFKHTLLEVVSFNNVEKVLYAQYNPSTGYADYALLSGSYLGKMPTS, encoded by the coding sequence ATGAAAATTGTACTTAGTACATTGAATGCTAAATACATCCATACAAATATTGCAATCAGGTACTTAAAATCATATGCTGAACCAGAGTACTCTGCTGAATTAGCTGAATTCACCATAAAAGATCCAATAATGAACATCGTTTCTGATTTATATAAAAGGAAACCAGATGTATTAGGATTCTCTTGCTATATTTGGAATATTGAAGAGACGATTGAAGTCATTAATATGATAAAAAAAGTCCTTCCTAACGTGAAGGTTATCCTTGGTGGACCAGAGGTGTCTTACGATGTGCCCTACTGGTTAGATCGACTAGAAAATGTAGATGCTATTGTTCTTGGTGAAGGGGAATGGACCTTTAAAGAGATGCTAAAGCGAATAGACAAAGAAGAGACATTTGCTGATATTCCTGGTGTCGCTTACCGTAATAAAGATGGCAAAGCGGTTATTCAAGCACAAACCCATAAGATTGATTTACGAGAGTTACCAAGCCCATTCCAGTTCGAGGAAGACCGTGCTTCATTGAGCAAACGTGTTACGTATATTGAAACAAGTCGAGGATGTCCTTTCCGTTGTCAATTTTGCTTATCTTCTATAGAAGTTGGTGTTCGTTACTTTGATCGTGAAAAAGTGAAAGAAGACATCAGATATTTAATGAAAAATGGTGCGAAGACAATTAAATTTGTTGATAGAACTTTTAATATCAGTCGTTCGTATGCGATGGAAATGTTCCAATTTTTAATTGATGAACATGTTCCTGGAACGGTGTTTCAGTTTGAAATTACTGCCGATATTATGCGTCCTGAAGTAATTAATTTCTTGAATGAAAATGCTCCTAAAGGACTATTCCGCTTTGAGATTGGTGTGCAATCAACGAATGATCATACGAATGAGCTTGTAGAGAGAAAACAAAATTGGAATAAACTAGTTCGAACAGTAACAATGGTACGAGATGGTGGAAAAATTGATCAGCATTTAGACTTAATTGCAGGCTTACCTGAAGAACCATACGATTCTTTCCGTAAAACATTTAATGATGTATTTGCACTTGGACCAGAGGAGCTTCAACTAGGTTTCTTAAAACTACTTCGTGGGACAGGCTTACGAATCCGAAGTGAACAATATGGATATACGTATATGGACCGTGCTCCTTATGAGATGTTATCAAATAACGTTCTTACCTTTGATGAAATTATTGCAATTAAACAAGTTGAAGATGTGCTTGAAAAATATTGGAACGCGCATCGAATGGACAGAACAATCGCCTTCCTAACTAATCATGTATTTGACACACCGTTTGATTTCTTCCAATCCTTTGGTGCTTATTGGGAAGAAAGAGGTTGGGAAAGAATTGGTCACCAACTAGAAGACTTATTCTTACGCTTACATTCTTTCTTACAAGAAACGGTTCCAAATCAGGTGAAGGAAATTGAATCTTATATGATCTTGGATTATGTCACGACACATCGTTTCAAACCGAGAAAACCATGGTGGGATCCAAAATTAACAAAAGAAGATCGTTCTATGATCTACAAAGAAATTCTTGCATCTGTTCCAAGTGAGCTTAATCAAATAGAAATACCTACTACAGAAAGAGAATTATTTAAACATACGCTGTTAGAAGTAGTTTCATTTAATAATGTAGAAAAGGTATTATATGCTCAATACAACCCTTCTACAGGTTATGCAGACTATGCATTGTTATCGGGTAGTTATCTCGGAAAAATGCCAACTAGTTAA
- a CDS encoding PAS domain-containing sensor histidine kinase has protein sequence MRDEVNTLDMDENLRVDMTVSVIRDVLNSVQKPTILINRSGNILMYNEAFTQFYNEEEYMLKETFLFQPLFQEHDWELYSYHLETSGSWQGTITLPIRQTAVRHHPAGIKKLTNTTYYTVTIRTSEWLLEEKGHMEQSVLSQLFSQAADHMLIIDKTGEVLEANESFLNKIQVSVEQLRKKGIRSFIPAPFHYKLDKAKNLLARNSNVRGEIPVLYPSGIRLIDFTISQNIVKGKLVVILRDITDRKLVEQKLKASELFFKDLFDEALDAILFWDPNGQIIRANKSALRMFECSMDEILQRNVTEFVYKKDERFDNILRTFRGNGAVRDELLFLMPNGELKQLEFTSKTHPIEGFNMTIFRNISERSKMEQALRRSEEKFRNIFEGTFEGMVLIDHNLSIIQCNTVASMTLNKDMEQLIKTPVRNLIPKDAVYVSGDEEHFSNMLIEGYANTVYLFEDKGQQRFIELSTKKDIMQEAHLTVIRDVTEKMDMLEQLRKSDTLNVVGELAAGIAHEIRNPMTALKGFIQLLEKSMAGQHQMYFQVISTELQRIETIITEFLILAKPQAVKFDRVNINDRVKETFDLMNAQALMHNVTMHCDLHADPLFIQGESNQLKQVLINFVKNAIEAMPSGGSLRLRTLVEHNEICIEIKDEGVGIPEDKIKKLGEPFYTTKERGTGLGLMVTLNIIKEHDGRMEVESSVGKGTIFKVFFKRSKHV, from the coding sequence GTGAGGGATGAGGTTAATACACTGGACATGGATGAAAATTTACGTGTTGATATGACAGTTTCCGTGATAAGAGATGTACTGAACTCTGTACAAAAACCAACAATTCTTATCAATCGAAGTGGAAATATCTTAATGTATAACGAAGCTTTTACCCAATTCTATAACGAAGAAGAGTATATGTTGAAAGAAACATTTCTATTTCAACCACTTTTCCAAGAACATGATTGGGAACTATATTCTTATCACTTAGAGACAAGTGGGAGTTGGCAAGGGACAATTACTTTACCCATTAGGCAGACAGCAGTTCGACATCATCCAGCAGGAATTAAAAAGCTGACTAATACAACATATTACACGGTGACTATTAGAACTTCTGAATGGTTATTGGAAGAAAAAGGTCACATGGAGCAGTCTGTTTTAAGCCAGCTTTTTTCTCAGGCAGCTGATCACATGTTAATCATTGACAAAACAGGGGAAGTGTTAGAAGCAAATGAGTCTTTTTTAAATAAGATTCAAGTTTCTGTTGAACAATTACGAAAAAAAGGAATAAGAAGCTTCATTCCAGCCCCGTTTCATTATAAGTTGGATAAAGCGAAAAATCTATTGGCTAGAAACTCCAATGTCCGAGGCGAAATACCAGTTTTATACCCCTCTGGCATTCGTTTAATTGATTTTACTATTAGTCAAAATATTGTAAAGGGTAAATTGGTTGTTATCCTTCGAGACATTACAGATCGAAAGTTAGTAGAACAAAAATTAAAAGCTAGTGAATTGTTCTTTAAGGATTTATTCGATGAAGCTTTAGATGCCATTTTATTTTGGGATCCTAACGGACAAATTATTCGAGCAAACAAATCTGCTTTAAGAATGTTTGAATGTTCAATGGATGAAATTTTACAAAGGAATGTAACTGAATTTGTGTATAAAAAAGATGAGCGCTTCGATAATATTTTGAGGACATTTAGAGGAAATGGTGCAGTTCGCGATGAATTACTATTTCTAATGCCGAATGGTGAGTTGAAACAATTGGAGTTTACTTCCAAGACACACCCAATCGAAGGATTCAATATGACCATTTTCCGAAATATCTCCGAGCGTTCAAAAATGGAACAAGCATTGAGAAGAAGTGAGGAGAAGTTTCGTAATATTTTTGAAGGAACATTTGAAGGAATGGTCTTAATAGATCATAATCTATCTATTATTCAATGTAATACTGTTGCAAGTATGACGTTAAATAAGGATATGGAGCAGTTAATTAAAACCCCAGTAAGGAACTTAATTCCTAAAGATGCTGTATACGTAAGTGGAGATGAAGAACACTTTTCTAACATGCTTATAGAAGGGTATGCTAATACTGTTTACTTATTTGAAGATAAAGGACAACAAAGATTTATTGAGTTATCTACCAAAAAAGATATAATGCAAGAAGCACACTTAACTGTAATACGTGACGTTACAGAAAAAATGGATATGTTGGAGCAGCTAAGAAAGTCGGATACGTTAAATGTAGTAGGAGAACTGGCTGCGGGAATTGCGCATGAAATAAGAAATCCGATGACCGCATTAAAAGGGTTCATTCAGTTGTTAGAGAAAAGTATGGCGGGACAACATCAGATGTACTTTCAAGTAATTTCTACTGAGTTACAGAGAATTGAAACTATTATTACAGAGTTTCTTATTTTAGCAAAACCACAGGCAGTTAAATTTGATAGAGTAAATATTAATGATCGTGTCAAAGAAACGTTTGATCTAATGAATGCACAAGCTCTAATGCACAATGTTACAATGCATTGTGACTTACATGCGGACCCACTGTTCATCCAGGGTGAGTCTAATCAACTAAAACAAGTATTAATTAATTTTGTTAAAAATGCGATTGAAGCGATGCCTTCTGGAGGTTCCTTACGTTTACGTACGTTAGTAGAACATAATGAGATATGTATTGAAATTAAAGATGAAGGTGTAGGTATTCCGGAAGACAAGATAAAGAAATTAGGTGAACCATTTTATACAACTAAGGAACGGGGAACGGGACTTGGTTTAATGGTTACACTGAATATTATTAAAGAGCACGATGGTCGGATGGAAGTGGAGAGTAGTGTAGGCAAAGGGACTATCTTTAAGGTTTTCTTCAAACGTTCTAAACACGTTTAA
- a CDS encoding methylated-DNA--[protein]-cysteine S-methyltransferase produces the protein MKLFTLYHSPIGILAVEQEDNIVIALHLEGSEFVQTTTDSVRNDQDPLLKEVVAQLEEYFRGERIIFNFPFESEGTEFQSDVWGILEQIPYGETRSYLEVATAIQKPKAVRAVGQANRRNPLPIIVPCHRVVGKNNSLTGYAGNQVDKKEYLLNLERKVLAKYKLV, from the coding sequence ATGAAATTATTTACGCTGTATCATTCGCCTATAGGGATCTTAGCAGTAGAGCAAGAAGACAATATTGTCATTGCTCTTCATTTAGAAGGTTCTGAGTTTGTTCAGACGACAACTGATAGTGTCCGAAATGACCAGGACCCCTTATTAAAGGAAGTAGTTGCTCAATTAGAAGAGTATTTTAGGGGAGAACGAATCATCTTTAATTTTCCTTTTGAATCAGAGGGAACGGAATTTCAGTCAGATGTTTGGGGAATTTTAGAGCAAATTCCGTATGGTGAAACAAGAAGTTATTTAGAAGTAGCAACTGCCATTCAAAAGCCAAAAGCTGTTCGTGCTGTTGGACAAGCAAACAGAAGAAATCCTTTACCAATCATTGTTCCATGTCACCGAGTTGTCGGGAAAAATAATTCCTTAACAGGCTATGCAGGTAATCAAGTGGATAAGAAGGAGTACTTGTTGAACCTAGAGAGAAAAGTATTAGCTAAGTATAAATTGGTATAA
- the mtnA gene encoding S-methyl-5-thioribose-1-phosphate isomerase, producing the protein MTTKVSVPLSLKWEEDTLYLLNQQLLPGIVQYENLKTVEQVAEAITSLKVRGAPAIGLAAGFGMSLAALSIQTDDITEAKETLVEAKELLAKTRPTAVNLFWVLDRIEKQIQQAASVEELKTLLIHEAIRLYVEDESVCHRIGEEALKVLPKDKPVLTICNAGSIATAKYGTALAPFHLAAERGEFFSVYACETRPVFQGGRLTTWELMQSGVDVTLITDSMAGHVMREKEIGAVIVGADRIANNGDVANKIGTYTLALCAKAFGIPFYVASPLSTFDRNTLKGEDIVIEERSADEIRTINNTPVAPSNVNVYNPAFDVTPSELITGIITEHGIIYTPSEETLEEFFSLLK; encoded by the coding sequence ATGACAACAAAAGTAAGTGTTCCCCTTTCTTTAAAATGGGAAGAGGACACATTGTATCTATTAAACCAACAATTGTTACCCGGTATCGTACAATATGAGAATTTAAAAACAGTTGAACAAGTTGCTGAAGCCATCACCTCTTTAAAAGTTAGAGGAGCTCCAGCAATAGGTTTAGCAGCTGGATTTGGCATGAGCTTAGCGGCTCTCTCTATTCAAACTGATGATATAACCGAAGCAAAAGAAACGCTAGTAGAGGCAAAGGAATTGTTAGCTAAAACTCGTCCTACTGCGGTAAATCTATTTTGGGTACTTGATAGAATAGAAAAGCAAATTCAGCAGGCTGCTTCTGTCGAGGAGTTAAAAACATTACTAATTCATGAAGCTATTCGCCTTTATGTGGAAGATGAGAGTGTCTGCCATCGAATAGGTGAAGAGGCACTAAAAGTCTTGCCGAAAGACAAACCCGTTTTGACTATTTGTAATGCAGGTTCTATTGCTACAGCTAAATACGGGACTGCCTTAGCTCCATTTCACTTAGCTGCAGAAAGAGGAGAATTCTTCTCTGTCTACGCTTGTGAAACACGACCAGTTTTCCAAGGTGGTCGGCTAACCACATGGGAATTAATGCAATCTGGTGTGGACGTGACGTTAATTACAGATAGCATGGCTGGTCATGTTATGCGAGAAAAAGAAATTGGGGCAGTAATTGTAGGAGCTGACCGGATTGCAAATAACGGAGATGTGGCCAATAAAATTGGGACATACACACTGGCGTTATGCGCAAAAGCTTTTGGAATTCCTTTTTATGTGGCCTCTCCTTTGTCTACTTTTGACCGAAACACGCTAAAGGGTGAAGATATAGTGATAGAGGAACGTTCTGCTGATGAAATTAGAACGATTAATAACACACCTGTTGCACCGTCAAATGTGAATGTATATAACCCGGCATTTGATGTAACGCCAAGCGAATTAATTACAGGCATTATTACGGAGCATGGCATTATCTATACCCCTTCTGAAGAGACATTGGAAGAATTCTTTTCGTTGCTTAAGTAA
- the mtnK gene encoding S-methyl-5-thioribose kinase: MTIQITNHYQALTEIDAIQYALEKNLLEANQDYTCKEIGDGNLNLVFHITPTTGGTGIILKQALPYAKVVGESWPLTLERAYIEASALQWQATFVPTLVPKVFHIDKQLAITVLEDLSNLTILRTGLLNGNTYPKVGKDIGTFLAETLYHTSDYALHPFEKKKQVKRFSNPELCKITEDLVFTDPFFDSETNNFEVELKEQVESIWANDLLKLEVAKLKKQFLTETEALLHGDLHTGSVFVNENRTIVIDPEFAFYGPIGFDIGQVFANLLFAYLHHPEKIDRLQTLQEVWETYYQSFTDLWNKGTEDPYTKVEGYLPFTLTKHWEDALGFAGCEAIRRTIGLAHVADLDSIKNQNQRIHAKLVSLKIGQRLILERKSITSIQELLSLIHQEVSTV; encoded by the coding sequence ATGACAATTCAAATAACTAATCATTACCAAGCTCTTACGGAAATAGATGCCATTCAATATGCTTTAGAAAAGAATTTATTAGAGGCCAATCAAGATTATACTTGTAAAGAAATTGGTGACGGAAACTTAAACTTAGTGTTCCACATTACCCCTACTACGGGTGGAACTGGAATAATTTTAAAGCAAGCTCTACCATATGCCAAAGTGGTGGGCGAATCATGGCCACTTACATTAGAAAGAGCCTACATTGAAGCTAGTGCCCTTCAGTGGCAAGCTACTTTTGTTCCAACACTTGTTCCAAAAGTGTTTCACATAGACAAACAATTAGCTATTACTGTTTTAGAGGATTTATCAAATCTAACGATTTTACGTACCGGTCTATTAAATGGGAATACATATCCTAAAGTAGGGAAAGATATTGGGACTTTTTTAGCCGAGACACTATATCATACGTCTGACTATGCTCTTCACCCTTTTGAAAAGAAAAAACAAGTGAAGCGATTCTCCAATCCTGAGCTTTGTAAAATTACAGAAGATCTTGTCTTTACCGATCCTTTCTTTGACTCTGAAACAAATAATTTTGAAGTTGAATTAAAAGAGCAAGTAGAGAGTATTTGGGCAAATGATCTACTAAAATTAGAAGTGGCGAAACTTAAAAAGCAGTTTCTCACAGAAACGGAAGCCCTTCTTCACGGAGACCTTCACACAGGAAGTGTATTCGTGAATGAAAATAGGACCATAGTAATTGACCCTGAATTTGCCTTCTACGGACCTATTGGATTTGATATCGGTCAAGTATTTGCTAACCTTCTGTTTGCTTATCTTCATCACCCTGAGAAAATTGATAGATTACAAACCCTACAAGAAGTGTGGGAAACGTATTACCAATCATTTACTGATCTTTGGAATAAAGGTACAGAAGATCCTTACACGAAAGTGGAAGGTTACTTACCCTTCACACTAACAAAACATTGGGAAGATGCATTGGGTTTTGCAGGTTGTGAAGCAATTAGACGAACAATTGGCTTAGCACATGTAGCAGATTTAGACTCAATTAAAAATCAAAATCAACGTATACATGCTAAATTAGTTTCATTAAAAATTGGTCAACGATTAATTTTAGAGAGAAAATCTATTACTTCCATTCAAGAGTTACTCTCTTTAATTCATCAGGAGGTTTCTACAGTATGA